One segment of Trachemys scripta elegans isolate TJP31775 chromosome 1, CAS_Tse_1.0, whole genome shotgun sequence DNA contains the following:
- the LOC117870421 gene encoding P2Y purinoceptor 8-like: MGKLPNSTIEMLKNQMLQTTLPVLYLFIFTISIPLNSISLWFLCRHSRPWTPTIVFSINLTLTDLLYSMLLPFQVVYHLRGNDWPFGQVLCRIVTVLFYANMHCSVLTMTSICIERYLRIVHPLKHRTIRPIRTALLTCIIIWIFVLLLHFPLMKTNLTFHVEELQITTCFDILPKAMFPSRNHFIAYFGSQVLLCFLLPLLIMAFCYTLVIRTLLNSPPTQLREIKKQTMYLIIVLLIVFVVCYVPNIVISIIHFVYTTQNKTAYVEYKLSLALNSLNCCFDPLVYYFGSKEFRQKIQKKLCKCMLDIFSETVNTFSEQDVPITCREHAPNN; the protein is encoded by the coding sequence ATGGGAAAACTGCCAAACAGCACCATAGAGATGCTTAAGAACCAAATGCTGCAGACCACTTTGCCTGTCCTCTACTTGTTCATCTTCACCATCAGCATTCCCCTCAATTCTATCTCTTTGTGGTTCCTTTGCCGTCACTCAAGGCCTTGGACTCCCACCATTGTGTTTTCAATTAACCTGACACTCACGGACTTGCTCTACAGCATGCTCCTCCCTTTTCAAGTTGTCTACCACTTACGGGGAAATGACTGGCCCTTTGGACAGGTTCTGTGCCGCATCGTAACGGTTCTATTCTATGCAAACATGCACTGTTCTGTTTTAACCATGACGAGCATCTGCATAGAGCGCTACCTGAGAATTGTTCACCCGCTGAAGCACAGGACCATAAGACCCATTAGAACAGCTCTCCTGACATGCATCATCATTTGGATATTTGTTTTACTGCTGCACTTCCCACTCATGAAGACAAACCTAACCTTCCATGTAGAGGAGCTGCAGATAACCACTTGTTTTGATATATTGCCCAAAGCTATGTTTCCTTCAAGAAATCATTTCATTGCCTATTTTGGCTCTCAAGTTCTTCTGTGCTTTCTCCTACCTTTGCTAATAATGGCATTCTGCTACACCTTAGTCATTCGGACTCTTCTCAATTCCCCTCCCACACAACTAAGGGAAATTAAGAAGCAGACAATGTATTTGATAATAGTGTTGCTTATAGTCTTTGTAGTATGTTACGTGCCCAATATTGTGATATCAATCATCCATTTTGTCTATACTACCCAAAATAAGACTGCTTATGTGGAATATAAGCTGTCTCTGGCTTTGAATAGCCTTAATTGCTGCTTCGATCCACTTGTTTATTATTTTGGTTCCAAAGAGTTTCGACAAAAGATACAGAAGAAGCTCTGCAAATGCATGCTTGATATATTCAGTGAAACGGTCAACACCTTTTCGGAACAAGATGTGCCAATAACATGCAGAGAACACGcgccaaataattaa